The nucleotide sequence tggtccttcccatggtggggtcagcttgtggtggcccttgttgctctgccttagtctcagcaccaggtcacccacctttaggtcttggcttcgaatgcaccaggcttgatagcatcgtagagcttgctggtacttggctgaatgtaGTAGCACAacgtctcaggcttcctctagttggtcgagggcgtcctcgcgggtggtgcggttgctttgcttgttgtaggcctatagcctcagGGAACCGTATTCCAAGTTAGTGAGGAGGATGGCCTTaactccatagactaggaagaatggtgtgaaccccatggctcggctcagagtgttcctcaggctctagatgaccgatgggagttcaacAAGCTATTTCTTGctaaacttcttcaaccggtcgTAAATTtttggcttgaggccttataggatcatgccattggcacgttctacttggccgtttgtcctagggtgtcctatggccgaccaggccacatggaagtggtggtcatcgtagaacgtcaagaatttttggccggtgaattatgtcccattgtcggtgatgatggtgttcagaaccctaaacctgtggatgatatcagtgaagaacaacactgcttgcttggacttgattcgattgatcggacgagcctcgatccacttggagaacttatcgattgctaccagcagatgggtgtagcctctgagggccttctgtagaggcccaaccatgtcgagcccccacacggcgaatgaccatgtgatggggatggtttggagggcttgggccgggagatgcgtctgccatgtgtagtactggcatccctcgcaggagcgtatgagcttggtggcgtcagcaaccaccattggccagtagaacccttggcgggaggcatttccgacgagcatccgaggcgctacatggtgcccataggctcccgtgtgcaagtcccaaagtagggcttggcctgcctcggtggtgatgcatcattggaggacgcaCGATGGGCTTCACCTGTACAACTcaccgttgctgaggacgtaagtcttggctcgctgAGCGAGCTATCGGGCTTCAGACCTATCTGCAGGGAGCTCTCCATGGATGAGGCAATTAAGGAATGGGGCTCGCCAGTCTgtgccctggttggccttgggaggctccatgttgacttccatgacttcAGGCTTGGCCGAAGAGGTctcggtgacagagggggccttaggccctatggtgggctcgactggtgggccctcttccatTGCTGAGGTGttgtcgatggaaggcttgtggaggtcgctggcgaagacgttcAGGGGGACCGAGGcccatgccgacgccatctttgccagttcgtccatggcctcgttgaatttttgtgcgatgtggttgagtttgagaccgtcgaacttgtcttctaggcggcgtaccaacttgcagtacgcctccattttatGGTCAtagcagtttgactccttcatcacttgatcaatgacgagctgcgaatcgccccgtacgtcgagacattGTACTCAAAGTTCGATAGCGATCTGCAGGCtattgatgagggcttcgtacttgGCTGCATTGTTagaggtggcgaagtggagccaaaccatgtagcgca is from Miscanthus floridulus cultivar M001 chromosome 7, ASM1932011v1, whole genome shotgun sequence and encodes:
- the LOC136462282 gene encoding uncharacterized protein is translated as MEAYCKLVRRLEDKFDGLKLNHIAQKFNEAMDELAKMASAWASVPLNVFASDLHKPSIDNTSAMEEGPPVEPTIGPKAPSVTETSSAKPEVMEVNMEPPKANQGTDWRAPFLNCLIHGELPADRSEAR